A single genomic interval of Anopheles marshallii chromosome 2, idAnoMarsDA_429_01, whole genome shotgun sequence harbors:
- the LOC128718464 gene encoding LOW QUALITY PROTEIN: uncharacterized protein LOC128718464 (The sequence of the model RefSeq protein was modified relative to this genomic sequence to represent the inferred CDS: substituted 3 bases at 3 genomic stop codons), whose translation MDANTTRLVPSKRKLAVDDPSAIFNNERTIELISTVKNQQILWEKNHPDYKNISQLNHAWQLVATKMNLSVDVCKDKWYNLRAQYRRNRTKEIASRRGRLEMLLLLXRYVFNXXCIYYRISGMDKKNKPSWYAYKNMTFLNKTLDEARATRASNERQLIAPFIELLTQRLLRKKHSQIEEIENALLSVLNSFPNA comes from the exons ATGGATGCTAACACAACTCGATTAGTGCCATCGAAACGGAAGCTGGCTGTGGATGATCCTAGT GCTATTTTCAATAATGAAAGAACAATTGAACTGATTTCCACCGTAAAGAACCAGCAAATACTGTGGGAGAAAAATCATCCAGATTATAAAAACATATCCCAGCTTAACCATGCGTGGCAACTGGTGGCAACAAAAATGAATCTTAGCGTCGATGTTTGCAAAGACAAGTGGTACAATTTGCGGGCCCAGTATCGCAGAAACAGGACAAAGGAAATTGCATCACGGCGAGGTAGATTGGAAATGTTATTGCTGCTGTAAAGATATGTTTTCAATTGATAATGTATATACTATCGAATTTCAGGTATggataagaaaaacaaaccttccTGGTACGCCTACAAAAACATGACATTTCTCAATAAAACACTGGATGAAGCAAGAGCAACAAGAGCG TCAAACGAGCGACAGCTTATTGCGCCTTTTATCGAATTACTGACGCAGCGATTGCTTAGAAAAAAGCATTCACAGATCGAGGAGATCGAAAATGCATTGTTAAGTGTGCTTAACAGTTTTCCGAACGCTTGA
- the LOC128719888 gene encoding lactoylglutathione lyase produces MGEGLTDKEAKELLKLPDAETKNFLFQQTMYRIKDPRASLPFYNEVLGMNLLCKLDFAEAKFSLYFMGYEDIGSQPSDRKECIQWAMSRKATLELTHNWGTENDPEFKYHNGNSDPRGYGHIGIMVPDVKKACERFDRLGVEYVKRPDEGRMKGLAFIKDPDGYWIEIFNASTVQAH; encoded by the exons ATGGGCGAAGGTTTGACCGATAAGGAAGCGAAGGAGCTGCTGAAGCTTCCGGATGCCGAAACGAAG AACTTCTTGTTCCAACAAACGATGTACCGCATTAAAGATCCACGGGCTTCGCTTCCGTTCTACAACGAGGTGCTGGGCATGAATCTGCTTTGCAAGCTGGACTTTGCAGAGGCCAAATTCTCCCTCTACTTTATGGGCTACGAGGACATTGGCAGTCAACCGTCGGATCGGAAGGAATGCATTCAGTGGGCAATGAGTCGGAAAGCGACGCTGGAGCTTACCCA CAACTGGGGCACGGAGAATGATCCCGAGTTTAAGTACCACAACGGTAACAGTGATCCGCGCGGATACGGTCACATCGGCATTATGGTGCCAGACGTAAAGAAGGCGTGCGAGCGGTTCGATCGGTTGGGCGTCGAGTACGTCAAGCGTCCGGATGAGGGCCGTATGAAGGGATTGGCCTTCATCAAGGACCCGGACGGTTACTGGA